Part of the Fervidobacterium thailandense genome, GTTCGCACTCGCGTCCGCTAAGATGGCAATCGAGATGAGCGGTATTGACCTCCAAAAATACGCAGATCGAACGGGCGTGTTCATCTCCTCAGGAATGGGAGGATTCCTTACCCTTGCTGAACAGAACGAAGTTCTGAGAGAACGCGGACCGGAACGCGTTAGTCCTTTCCTCATTCCCATGATACTCATCAACATGGCAAGTGGTATTGTGGCAATGGAGTACGGATTGAAAGGAGCAAACTTCGCACCTGTTAGTGCCTGCGCTACATCGGTACACTCAATAATTATCGGAGCTTTGATGATCAGACACGGTTACGTGGACGTAGCCATCGTTGGCGGAAGCGAGGCAACCATAGCTCCGCTCCCAATCGCTGGCTTTGCTTCGATGAAAGCACTCTCCACAAGAAACGATGAGCCAAAGAAAGCCTCCAGACCTTTCGACAAAAACCGTGACGGTTTCGTCATGGGCGAAGGTGCCGGTGTACTTGTCCTCGAAGCAGAGGAGACAGCAAGGGAACGAGGTGCAAAAATCTTGGCTGAACTAAAAGGTTTTGCGATGAACGATGATGCTTACCATTTCAGTGCACCAGACCCCGAAGCTCGTGGCTCAACCGCCGTTATGAAAGCAGCCATCTCGGACGCCGGACTCCGTCCTGAGGACATAGACTACGTGAACTGTCACGCAACGAGTACACCCGCCGGTGATGAAGTTGAACTCAAGGCTGTTGAAAACGCCCTGGGAGAACATGCCAAAAACGTATACGTGAACTCGACCAAAACGCTCATTGGTCACCTCTTGGGTGCAGCGGGGGCAGTCGAAACGATTGCCAGCATAATTCAAATGAACGAAGGCTTTGTTCACGGTATGCCCAACCTTGACGAACTTGATGGTCCGGATTACTTTAAGATTCCGAGGCAAACCGTTCAAGCTCGTATCAGGAATTTCGTGAAGAACTCCTTTGGATTCGGTGGCCACAACGCTTGCATCGTTGTTGGAAAATACGAAGCATGAAAAAGTGGGGTGTGTATCTTGCTTTCGAAGAAAGAAATTGAGAACATCTTGCCTCACCGCGATCCTATCTTGTTAGTGGACGAAGTGCTGGAAATCCAAGAGGATCGAATCCTTGCCAAGAAAATCATCTCCAGCGACGAGTCCGTTCTAAAGGGACACTTTCCCGAATACCCGATTTACCCCGGAGTGTACATCATCGAAGGATTAGCTCAAACCGCCGGGATTTTGCTTCTCAGGGAAATCAGCGCATCTGGAAAGAAGGTCGTACCTCTCTTCCTTGGTATAGACGATGCACGATTCAAAAAGGAAGTTCGGCCACCGTGTGAGCTCTTGTACGACGTAAAACTCCTCGAATCTAAGATGGGGGTTTACATCGTTGATGCAAAAGCCTACGTAAATAACAGTCTCGTTGCCAAGGCCAAACTTGTGCTTGGGAGTAAAGTGGCCTCGGAAGGTACGGAGGGAACAAAAAATGAATGACTTTACCAAGCTCTTCGAAAACAACCGAGTATGCCAACTTCTTAAAATCAAATACCCAATCATCATGGGAGGTATGTCCTGGGCTGGCACACCAACGTTGGCAGCGGCTGTCTCCAACGCTGGTGGTCTCGGTATCATCGGCTCAGGACCGATGAGAGCAGACGATTTACGGGAGGCCATACGAAAAACTCGAGAGTTAACCGACCAACCTTTTGGTGTTAACATTATCCTCGTATCCCCTTACGCTGACGAACTTGTAAGAGTGGTCATTGAAGAACATGTACCTGTGGTTACCTTTGGAGCCGGAAACCCTTCAAAGTACGTTAAGGAGCTCAAAGACGCCGGCATCGTTATAATGCCCGTGGTTGCTTCCGATAACATGGCCAAGATGATGGAGCGTATCGGTGCGGATGCTGTCATCGCTGAAGGCATGGAATCAGGAGGACACATTGGAGAAGTGACAACAATCGTTTTGGTGAACGCCGTTTGCCGAGCTGTCAACATTCCGGTGATAGCCGCAGGTGGTATCGTCGATGGACGTTCGATGGCAGCTGCCTTCGCGCTCGGGGCCGAAGGAATCCAGATGGGTACACGCTTTATCGCGACCACCGAGGCCGATACACACGAAAACTTCAAGCAACTTATATTGAAAGCATCCATCAGGGACACCGTTGTGACTGGGGCAAAGCTCGGACATCCGGCACGGGTCATAGAAACACGCTTTGCCAAAAAAGTGCGTGAGCTTGAGGTGGCAAATCTCGAAGAAGCCGAACACATCTTAGTTGGGAGCCTTCGCAAAGCTGTCGTTGATGGAAACATCGAAGAAGGTTCGTTCATGGCTGGCCAGTGCGTGGGATTGATAAAAGAAATCAAACCAGTAAAAGAGGTTATAAAAGACGTTATCCAAGAATTTTTGGAAACAGTAAAGATTCTGCATAAACAAACGTTCCAAGGGGGTGGATTGGCATGAGAGCGTTTATTTTCCCGGGTCAAGGTTCACAGTACTCCGGCATGGCCACAGATTTCTCCAAGTACAAACCGTGGAATGAATACCTGGAGAGAGCAAAGTCCGTTCTAAAGTTCGACATAGACCGCGTTATGGACGGTGATGAAGAAACACTGAAACTTACAGAAAACGCTCAACCAGCTATCTTTCTGGCAAGTTACGTAGCTTATGAACAACTTCGGGAGCTTGGGGTTGACTTTGACGCTGTAGCTGGTCACAGCCTTGGTGAATACACCGCACTTGCCGTGGCAGGTGTTTACGACTTCGAAACGGGAATATACCTCGTACGCAAGAGGGGAGAGTACATTTCGCAAGCTGTCAAACCAGGAGAAGGAAGTATGGCAGCCGTCCTCGGTGCCGACCTTTCCATGGTTGAAGAGGAAGTGAAAAAATTCGAAGAACTTTACGTAGCAAACTACAACTCCGCAGACCAGGTCGTTGTAAGTGGTAAAACCGAGAGTGTAAAGCAGTTCGTCGAAGAAATGAGGAAAAAGAAAATTAAGGCTATCGAGTTAAAAGTCTCCGGCCCGTTCCACACACCGTTGCTTGATGAAGCAAAGGAACGAATGACCAAGGAAATCGAGCACATTAAGTTTAGAACCCCAAAAGTTCCGATAGTGATGAACAGCACTGCTCGAGAAACAACAGATCCAGAAACAATCAAACACTACGTACTTGAACAAATAAGTGGACCCGTCCTGTGGTACCAATCAGTTAATCGTATGCTCGAGTTAGGAGTCAAAGAATTTGTTGAAGTGGGCCCGAAGAACGTATTATCGAGCATGCTCGTAAAAGCCGGCCATCCTGCGCGTCATTTCATGGAACTCCTAAACGAAATAGGGAGTGAGGAACTTGAAAAGGTCGCAGGATAATCGCCTCTTCAACCTCGCATTGGCATCAATATTTGCTTCTTTAACCGCCGCCGGTGCACAAATTTCAATACCGCTCGGACCGGTTCCTTTCACACTCCAAGTACTAATAATTTTCCTTGCAGGTTACTTATTGGAACCGCGCTGGGCATTCTTAAGCCTCACAATATACCTAATTCTTGGTGCGATCGGAATTCCAGTGTTCGCAAACTTCTCAAGCGGTGTTGGTCACCTGGTAGGCCCAACGGGGGGATATCTACTTGCGTTCCCACTGAGCGCGTTCCTAATCTCTTACCTGCGCCGGTTCAACAAGATCCTTGCCGGGGCTGTTGGGCTCGGGGTGATTTACACACTCGGTTGGCTTGTTTTGGGAATACACCTTGGCAATTTCCAGAAAGCGTTCAAAGTTGGAGTTGTTCCGTTCATTGGCTTTGATGCTCTGAAATTACTCATGGCACTTTATATCTCAACATTGGTGGAGAAACGCGTAAACCTTCGTGAGGTGGAAGAATGAGTGAACGACTAAAAGGAAAAGTCGCAATTGTAACGGGGGCTTCTGGAGGGATAGGTAGGGCTATCGTTGCCGAGTTACTTTCAGAATCTTGCACGGTGGTTGGAATAAATCAAAGCGAAGATCCTTCAAACATCGGATACCATGAATTCATCGCCGATGTGACGAACAGAACTCGGATAGAAGAGGTCGTCGATGAAGTGATAAAAAAATTTGGAAGGATAGATATCCTAATAAACAACGCCGGTGTCACAAAGGATACCCTGTTCTACAGGATGAGTTACGAAGACTGGGATTATGTTATAAACGTCAACCTCACTGGTGCTTTCAACCTCACAAAAGCTTGCATCAGAGAACTTGTAAAAAACGAAGGCGTGATCATAAACATTTCCTCCGTTGTGGGACTTGAGGGTAACATCGGACAGGCAAACTATTCCGCCTCAAAATCCGGACTTATTGGATTCACCAAATCGTTGGCCAAAGAATTCGGCCGAAAAAATGTAAGGGTCATCGCAATTGCACCGGGGTTCATCGAAACACCGATGACAGAACGTTTGAGCGAAGAACTCAAGTCCAAAGCTCTTGAACGAATCGCGTTGAGGAGATTCGGAAAACCTGAAGAAGTAGCTAAACTGGTCAAATTCCTCATCATCGACGGCACGTATATCACGGGCCAAGTAATCGTTATTGACGGTGGTCTTGAACTCTGAATTTTTTGGTAAGAATCTCCTCTCTGAAATTCGTCGGGACTTTCTTTAAGCTTTGTTATCAAAACCCGCGGCTCTGTTCCGCGGGATTTTTCTTTACTTGTATTCATCGACGTGTTACTTTTTAGAAACACGTTGAATATTGAGTTTTTCAGTGGTTCACAATTATAATAGTGTCGAAAAGATATTGATTCACTCTATGGGGGGCAAACACATGCTTTACAGCGTCGTCCTAACCTTGCAAGCCATAAACAGTGGACAAATAACATCTTTCGCTGGACAAAAAATCCATGGCTGGTTGTTCTCGTTACTCAAAAAGGCAGATGCCGATCTTGCACCAGCACTCCATGCAAGTGTTCCAAACAAAGCTTTTACTGTCTCTTCGTTCTTAGGCCAGAAACTAAACTACCCACTCGAGATAAAGGAAGGAGAACTTTACAAAATCAGGCTCACTTTTCTCAACGATTATGTCTTCCAAGCAGTATCCGGAGAAATTTACGAACTTTTGGCTCGTGCGATTCCAATACAGCTCGAAAAAATGCAATTCGTCATTAACAAACTAACCCTTGATCCGGAGGACCCATGGTCGGGATTTATAACGGA contains:
- a CDS encoding biotin transporter BioY, translating into MKRSQDNRLFNLALASIFASLTAAGAQISIPLGPVPFTLQVLIIFLAGYLLEPRWAFLSLTIYLILGAIGIPVFANFSSGVGHLVGPTGGYLLAFPLSAFLISYLRRFNKILAGAVGLGVIYTLGWLVLGIHLGNFQKAFKVGVVPFIGFDALKLLMALYISTLVEKRVNLREVEE
- the fabZ gene encoding 3-hydroxyacyl-ACP dehydratase FabZ, which produces MLSKKEIENILPHRDPILLVDEVLEIQEDRILAKKIISSDESVLKGHFPEYPIYPGVYIIEGLAQTAGILLLREISASGKKVVPLFLGIDDARFKKEVRPPCELLYDVKLLESKMGVYIVDAKAYVNNSLVAKAKLVLGSKVASEGTEGTKNE
- the fabF gene encoding beta-ketoacyl-ACP synthase II: MHRRVVITGMGTVNPLGKSIEEFKENLKSMQIAIDTITSFDASSLPVRIAAEVRDFKPEEYIDKKLARRLDRYSQFALASAKMAIEMSGIDLQKYADRTGVFISSGMGGFLTLAEQNEVLRERGPERVSPFLIPMILINMASGIVAMEYGLKGANFAPVSACATSVHSIIIGALMIRHGYVDVAIVGGSEATIAPLPIAGFASMKALSTRNDEPKKASRPFDKNRDGFVMGEGAGVLVLEAEETARERGAKILAELKGFAMNDDAYHFSAPDPEARGSTAVMKAAISDAGLRPEDIDYVNCHATSTPAGDEVELKAVENALGEHAKNVYVNSTKTLIGHLLGAAGAVETIASIIQMNEGFVHGMPNLDELDGPDYFKIPRQTVQARIRNFVKNSFGFGGHNACIVVGKYEA
- the fabG gene encoding 3-oxoacyl-ACP reductase FabG; amino-acid sequence: MSERLKGKVAIVTGASGGIGRAIVAELLSESCTVVGINQSEDPSNIGYHEFIADVTNRTRIEEVVDEVIKKFGRIDILINNAGVTKDTLFYRMSYEDWDYVINVNLTGAFNLTKACIRELVKNEGVIINISSVVGLEGNIGQANYSASKSGLIGFTKSLAKEFGRKNVRVIAIAPGFIETPMTERLSEELKSKALERIALRRFGKPEEVAKLVKFLIIDGTYITGQVIVIDGGLEL
- the fabD gene encoding ACP S-malonyltransferase, whose translation is MRAFIFPGQGSQYSGMATDFSKYKPWNEYLERAKSVLKFDIDRVMDGDEETLKLTENAQPAIFLASYVAYEQLRELGVDFDAVAGHSLGEYTALAVAGVYDFETGIYLVRKRGEYISQAVKPGEGSMAAVLGADLSMVEEEVKKFEELYVANYNSADQVVVSGKTESVKQFVEEMRKKKIKAIELKVSGPFHTPLLDEAKERMTKEIEHIKFRTPKVPIVMNSTARETTDPETIKHYVLEQISGPVLWYQSVNRMLELGVKEFVEVGPKNVLSSMLVKAGHPARHFMELLNEIGSEELEKVAG
- the fabK gene encoding enoyl-[acyl-carrier-protein] reductase FabK, whose protein sequence is MNDFTKLFENNRVCQLLKIKYPIIMGGMSWAGTPTLAAAVSNAGGLGIIGSGPMRADDLREAIRKTRELTDQPFGVNIILVSPYADELVRVVIEEHVPVVTFGAGNPSKYVKELKDAGIVIMPVVASDNMAKMMERIGADAVIAEGMESGGHIGEVTTIVLVNAVCRAVNIPVIAAGGIVDGRSMAAAFALGAEGIQMGTRFIATTEADTHENFKQLILKASIRDTVVTGAKLGHPARVIETRFAKKVRELEVANLEEAEHILVGSLRKAVVDGNIEEGSFMAGQCVGLIKEIKPVKEVIKDVIQEFLETVKILHKQTFQGGGLA